A single region of the Mustela lutreola isolate mMusLut2 chromosome 2, mMusLut2.pri, whole genome shotgun sequence genome encodes:
- the TNK2 gene encoding activated CDC42 kinase 1 isoform X2, with the protein MPAARRFPGLELSFPLLARLRRRLYTRLGSSSMQPEEGTGWLLELLSEVQLQQYFLRLRDDLNVTRLSHFEYVKNEDLEKIGMGRPGQRRLWEAVKRRKAMCKRKSWMSKSTFRKTSPTPGGPAGEGPLQSLTCLIGEKDLHLFEKLGDGSFGVVRRGEWDAPSGKTVSVAVKCLKPDVLSQPEAMDDFIREVNAMHSLDHRNLIRLYGVVLTPPMKMVTELAPLGSLLDRLRKHQGHFLLGTLSRYAVQVAEGMGYLESKRFIHRDLAARNLLLAARDLVKIGDFGLMRALPQNDDHYVMQEHRKVPFAWCAPESLKTRTFSHASDTWMFGVTLWEMFTYGQEPWIGLNGSQILHKIDKEGERLPRPEDCPQDIYNVMVQCWAHKPEDRPTFVALRDFLLEAQPTDMRALQDFEEPDKLHIQMNDVITVIEGRAENYWWRGQNTRTLCVGPFPRNVVTSVAGLSAQDISQPLQNSFIHTGHGDSDPRHCWGFPDKIDELYLGNPMDPPDLLSVELSTSRPTQHLGRVKRQPPPRPPQPAIFAQSKWGCSRCLGPCPRPLSPLIPPLLLEEPTYDPVSEDQDPLSSDFKRLGLRKPALTRGLWLAKPSARVPGTKAARGSGGEVTLIDFGEEPVVPAPRPCAPSLAQLAMDACSLLDKTPPQSPTRALPRPLHPTPVVDWDARPLPPPPAYDDVAQDEDDFEVCSINSTLVGAGVCAGPSQGETNYAFVPEQAPLLPPLEDNLFLPPQAGVKPPSSAQTAQIFQALQQECMRQLQVPAASLGPSPGPAPVGEDKPQVPPRVPIPPRPTRPRGELSPAPSGEEELGRWPGPASPPRVPPREPLSPQGSRTPSPLVPPGSSPLPARLSSSPGKTMPTTQSFASDPKYATPQVIQAPGPRAGPCILPIVRDGKKVSSTHYYLLPERPPYLERYQRFLREAQSPEEPAPLPVPLLLPPPSTPAPAAPTATVRPMPQAAPDPKANFSTNNSNPGARPPALRATARLPQRGCPGDGPEAGRPADKIQMLQAMVHGVTTEECQAALQSHSWSVQRAAQYLKVEQLFGLGLRPRSECHKVLEMCDWSLEQAGCRLLGSCGPAHHKR; encoded by the exons AGGCTGGGGAGCAGCAGCATGCAGCCGGAGGAGGGCACGGGCTGGCTGCTGGAGCTGCTGTCCGAGGTGCAGCTGCAGCAGTACTTCCTGCGGCTCCGTGATGACCTCAACGTCACCCGCCTGTCCCACTTCGAGTATGTCAAGAATGAGGACCTGGAGAAGATCGGCATGGGCCGGCCCG GCCAGCGGCGGCTGTGGGAGGCTGTGAAGAGAAGAAAGGCCATGTGCAAACGCAAGTCTTGGATGAGCAAG AGCACCTTCCGGAAGACCTCACCCACACCAGGGGGCCCAGCAGGGGAGGGGCCCCTGCAGAGCCTCACCTGCCTCATTGGGGAGAAGGACCTGCATCTCTTCGAGAAGCTGGGAGATGGTTCCTTTGGCGTGGTGCGCAGGGGCGAGTGGGATGCCCCCTCGGGGAAGACG GTGAGTGTGGCTGTGAAGTGCCTGAAGCCTGACGTGCTGAGCCAGCCCGAAGCCATGGACGACTTCATCCGAGAGGTTAACGCCATGCACTCACTGGACCATCGCAACCTCATTCGCCTCTATGGCGTGGTGCTCACGCCACCCATGAAGATG GTGACAGAGCTGGCGCCGCTCGGATCGCTGTTGGACCGGCTACGCAAGCACCAGGGCCACTTCCTCCTGGGCACTCTGAGCCGCTATGCTGTGCAGGTGGCCGAGGGCATGGGCTACCTGGAGTCTAAACGCTTCATTCACCGAGACCTGGCTGCCCGGAACCTGCTATTGGCTGCCCGTGACCTGGTCAAGATTGGGGACTTCGGGCTGATGCGTGCGCTGCCCCAGAATGACGACCACTACGTCATGCAGGAGCATCGCAAGGTGCCCTTTGCCTG GTGTGCTCCTGAGAGCCTGAAGACACGTACCTTCTCCCATGCCAGTGATACCTGGATGTTTGGGGTCACACTGTGGGAGATGTTCACTTATGGCCAGGAGCCCTGGATTGGTCTCAACGGCAGTCAG ATTCTGCATAAGATTGACAAAGAGGGGGAGCGTCTGCCACGGCCTGAGGACTGCCCCCAGGATATCTACAATGTCATGGTTCAGTGCTGGGCCCACAAGCCAGAAGACAGACCCACCTTTGTGGCCCTGCGGGACTTCCTGCTGGAG gcccagcccacAGACATGCGGGCCCTCCAGGACTTTGAGGAACCAGACAAGCTACACATCCAGATGAACGATGTCATCACCGTCATTGAGGGAAG GGCTGAGAATTACTGGTGGCGTGGGCAGAACACACGGACGCTCTGTGTAGGGCCCTTCCCGCGCAATGTGGTGACTTCCGTGGCTGGCCTATCGGCCCAGGACATCAGTCAACCCCTGCAGAATAGCTTCATCCACACAGGACATGGCGACAGCGACCCCCGCCACTGCTGGGGCTTCCCCGACAAGATCGACGA ACTATACCTGGGAAACCCCATGGACCCTCCTgacctgctgagtgtggaactgAGCACCTCCCGACCCACCCAACATCTAGGAAGGGTGAAAA GGCAGCCTCCGCCTCGCCCACCTCAGCCTGCCATCTTCGCTCAGAGTAAGTGGGGCTGCTCTCGGTGCCTTGGCCCCTGCCCCcgtcccctctctcctctcattcctcctctccttctggaag AGCCAACCTACGACCCCGTGAGTGAGGATCAGGACCCCCTGTCCAGCGACTTCAAGAGGCTGGGCCTTCGGAAACCAGCCCTGACCCGTGGGCTGTGGCTCGCAAAGCCCTCGGCTCGGGTACCGGGCACCAAGGCGGCTCGAGGCAGCGGGGGTGAGGTCACACTCATTGACTTTGGTGAGGAGCCTGTCGTGCCTGCCCCGCGGCCCTGCGCACCCTCACTGGCGCAGCTGGCCATGGACGCCTGCTCCTTGCTGGACAAGACCCCGccacagagccccacacgggcCCTGCCCCGGCCGCTGCACCCCACACCCGTGGTGGACTGGGATGCGCGCCCgctgcccccacctcccgcctACGACGATGTGGCCCAGGATGAGGATGACTTTGAGGTCTGCTCCATCAACAGCACCCTTGTGGGTGCAGGGGTCTGTGCAGGGCCCAGCCAAGGGGAGACCAACTACGCCTTTGTGCCTGAGCAGgcacctctgctccctcccctggAGGACAATCTGTTCCTCCCGCCCCAGGCAGGGGTCAAGCCGCCCAGCTCTGCCCAGACCGCACAGATCTTCCAGGCGCTGCAGCAGGAGTGCATGCGGCAGCTGCAGGTCCCGGCGGCCTCCCTGGGCCCTTCTCCTGGCCCAGCCCCAGTGGGTGAGGACaagccccaggtgcccccccgcGTGCCCATACCCCCAAGGCCCACTCGCCCACGGGGCGAGCTGTCTCCGGCCCCCTCGGGTGAGGAGGAGCTAGGGCGGTGGCCCggacctgcctcccctccccgggTGCCTCCCCGGGAACCCCTGTCCCCTCAAGGCTCGAGGACCCCTAGCCCACTGGTACCACCTGGAAGCTCCCCGCTGCCAGCCCGGCTCTCCAGCTCACCGGGGAAGACCATGCCCACCACCCAGAGCTTCGCCTCCGACCCCAAGTATGCCACACCCCAAGTGATCCAGGCGCCTGGCCCACGGGCGGGCCCCTGCATTCTCCCCATTGTCCGCGATGGCAAGAAGGTCAGCAGCACCCACTACTACCTGCTGCCGGAGCGCCCACCCTACCTAGAACGCTATCAACGCTTCCTGCGGGAGGCCCAGAGCCCTGAAGAGCCGGcccctctgcctgtgcctctgctgctgcccccgCCCAGCACCCCAGCCCCTGCCGCCCCCACGGCCACTGTTCGACCAATGCCCCAGGCCGccccagaccccaaggccaacttCTCCACCAACAACAGTAACCCAGGGGCCCGGCCACCAGCCCTGAGGGCCACGGCTCGGCTGCCACAGAGGGGCTGCCCTGGGGATGGGCCAGAGGCTGGACGGCCGGCAGACAAGATCCAGATG CTGCAGGCCATGGTGCATGGGGTGACCACAGAGGAGTGCCAGGCGGCCCTGCAGAGCCACAGCTGGAGCGTGCAGCGGGCTGCCCAGTATCTGAAG GTGGAGCAGCTCTTTGGGTTGGGTCTGCGGCCGCGGAGTGAGTGCCACAAAGTGCTGGAGATGTGCGACTGGAGCCTGGAGCAGGCCGGCTGCCGCCTTCTGGGCTCCTGCGGCCCTGCCCACCACAA GCGCTGA
- the TNK2 gene encoding activated CDC42 kinase 1 isoform X5, whose product MQPEEGTGWLLELLSEVQLQQYFLRLRDDLNVTRLSHFEYVKNEDLEKIGMGRPGQRRLWEAVKRRKAMCKRKSWMSKVFSGKRLEAEFPPHHSQSTFRKTSPTPGGPAGEGPLQSLTCLIGEKDLHLFEKLGDGSFGVVRRGEWDAPSGKTVSVAVKCLKPDVLSQPEAMDDFIREVNAMHSLDHRNLIRLYGVVLTPPMKMVTELAPLGSLLDRLRKHQGHFLLGTLSRYAVQVAEGMGYLESKRFIHRDLAARNLLLAARDLVKIGDFGLMRALPQNDDHYVMQEHRKVPFAWCAPESLKTRTFSHASDTWMFGVTLWEMFTYGQEPWIGLNGSQILHKIDKEGERLPRPEDCPQDIYNVMVQCWAHKPEDRPTFVALRDFLLEAQPTDMRALQDFEEPDKLHIQMNDVITVIEGRAENYWWRGQNTRTLCVGPFPRNVVTSVAGLSAQDISQPLQNSFIHTGHGDSDPRHCWGFPDKIDELYLGNPMDPPDLLSVELSTSRPTQHLGRVKRQPPPRPPQPAIFAQSKWGCSRCLGPCPRPLSPLIPPLLLEEPTYDPVSEDQDPLSSDFKRLGLRKPALTRGLWLAKPSARVPGTKAARGSGGEVTLIDFGEEPVVPAPRPCAPSLAQLAMDACSLLDKTPPQSPTRALPRPLHPTPVVDWDARPLPPPPAYDDVAQDEDDFEVCSINSTLVGAGVCAGPSQGETNYAFVPEQAPLLPPLEDNLFLPPQAGVKPPSSAQTAQIFQALQQECMRQLQVPAASLGPSPGPAPVGEDKPQVPPRVPIPPRPTRPRGELSPAPSGEEELGRWPGPASPPRVPPREPLSPQGSRTPSPLVPPGSSPLPARLSSSPGKTMPTTQSFASDPKYATPQVIQAPGPRAGPCILPIVRDGKKVSSTHYYLLPERPPYLERYQRFLREAQSPEEPAPLPVPLLLPPPSTPAPAAPTATVRPMPQAAPDPKANFSTNNSNPGARPPALRATARLPQRGCPGDGPEAGRPADKIQMLQAMVHGVTTEECQAALQSHSWSVQRAAQYLKVEQLFGLGLRPRSECHKVLEMCDWSLEQAGCRLLGSCGPAHHKR is encoded by the exons ATGCAGCCGGAGGAGGGCACGGGCTGGCTGCTGGAGCTGCTGTCCGAGGTGCAGCTGCAGCAGTACTTCCTGCGGCTCCGTGATGACCTCAACGTCACCCGCCTGTCCCACTTCGAGTATGTCAAGAATGAGGACCTGGAGAAGATCGGCATGGGCCGGCCCG GCCAGCGGCGGCTGTGGGAGGCTGTGAAGAGAAGAAAGGCCATGTGCAAACGCAAGTCTTGGATGAGCAAG GTGTTCAGTGGAAAGCGACTGGAGGCTGAGTTCCCTCCTCATCACTCTCAGAGCACCTTCCGGAAGACCTCACCCACACCAGGGGGCCCAGCAGGGGAGGGGCCCCTGCAGAGCCTCACCTGCCTCATTGGGGAGAAGGACCTGCATCTCTTCGAGAAGCTGGGAGATGGTTCCTTTGGCGTGGTGCGCAGGGGCGAGTGGGATGCCCCCTCGGGGAAGACG GTGAGTGTGGCTGTGAAGTGCCTGAAGCCTGACGTGCTGAGCCAGCCCGAAGCCATGGACGACTTCATCCGAGAGGTTAACGCCATGCACTCACTGGACCATCGCAACCTCATTCGCCTCTATGGCGTGGTGCTCACGCCACCCATGAAGATG GTGACAGAGCTGGCGCCGCTCGGATCGCTGTTGGACCGGCTACGCAAGCACCAGGGCCACTTCCTCCTGGGCACTCTGAGCCGCTATGCTGTGCAGGTGGCCGAGGGCATGGGCTACCTGGAGTCTAAACGCTTCATTCACCGAGACCTGGCTGCCCGGAACCTGCTATTGGCTGCCCGTGACCTGGTCAAGATTGGGGACTTCGGGCTGATGCGTGCGCTGCCCCAGAATGACGACCACTACGTCATGCAGGAGCATCGCAAGGTGCCCTTTGCCTG GTGTGCTCCTGAGAGCCTGAAGACACGTACCTTCTCCCATGCCAGTGATACCTGGATGTTTGGGGTCACACTGTGGGAGATGTTCACTTATGGCCAGGAGCCCTGGATTGGTCTCAACGGCAGTCAG ATTCTGCATAAGATTGACAAAGAGGGGGAGCGTCTGCCACGGCCTGAGGACTGCCCCCAGGATATCTACAATGTCATGGTTCAGTGCTGGGCCCACAAGCCAGAAGACAGACCCACCTTTGTGGCCCTGCGGGACTTCCTGCTGGAG gcccagcccacAGACATGCGGGCCCTCCAGGACTTTGAGGAACCAGACAAGCTACACATCCAGATGAACGATGTCATCACCGTCATTGAGGGAAG GGCTGAGAATTACTGGTGGCGTGGGCAGAACACACGGACGCTCTGTGTAGGGCCCTTCCCGCGCAATGTGGTGACTTCCGTGGCTGGCCTATCGGCCCAGGACATCAGTCAACCCCTGCAGAATAGCTTCATCCACACAGGACATGGCGACAGCGACCCCCGCCACTGCTGGGGCTTCCCCGACAAGATCGACGA ACTATACCTGGGAAACCCCATGGACCCTCCTgacctgctgagtgtggaactgAGCACCTCCCGACCCACCCAACATCTAGGAAGGGTGAAAA GGCAGCCTCCGCCTCGCCCACCTCAGCCTGCCATCTTCGCTCAGAGTAAGTGGGGCTGCTCTCGGTGCCTTGGCCCCTGCCCCcgtcccctctctcctctcattcctcctctccttctggaag AGCCAACCTACGACCCCGTGAGTGAGGATCAGGACCCCCTGTCCAGCGACTTCAAGAGGCTGGGCCTTCGGAAACCAGCCCTGACCCGTGGGCTGTGGCTCGCAAAGCCCTCGGCTCGGGTACCGGGCACCAAGGCGGCTCGAGGCAGCGGGGGTGAGGTCACACTCATTGACTTTGGTGAGGAGCCTGTCGTGCCTGCCCCGCGGCCCTGCGCACCCTCACTGGCGCAGCTGGCCATGGACGCCTGCTCCTTGCTGGACAAGACCCCGccacagagccccacacgggcCCTGCCCCGGCCGCTGCACCCCACACCCGTGGTGGACTGGGATGCGCGCCCgctgcccccacctcccgcctACGACGATGTGGCCCAGGATGAGGATGACTTTGAGGTCTGCTCCATCAACAGCACCCTTGTGGGTGCAGGGGTCTGTGCAGGGCCCAGCCAAGGGGAGACCAACTACGCCTTTGTGCCTGAGCAGgcacctctgctccctcccctggAGGACAATCTGTTCCTCCCGCCCCAGGCAGGGGTCAAGCCGCCCAGCTCTGCCCAGACCGCACAGATCTTCCAGGCGCTGCAGCAGGAGTGCATGCGGCAGCTGCAGGTCCCGGCGGCCTCCCTGGGCCCTTCTCCTGGCCCAGCCCCAGTGGGTGAGGACaagccccaggtgcccccccgcGTGCCCATACCCCCAAGGCCCACTCGCCCACGGGGCGAGCTGTCTCCGGCCCCCTCGGGTGAGGAGGAGCTAGGGCGGTGGCCCggacctgcctcccctccccgggTGCCTCCCCGGGAACCCCTGTCCCCTCAAGGCTCGAGGACCCCTAGCCCACTGGTACCACCTGGAAGCTCCCCGCTGCCAGCCCGGCTCTCCAGCTCACCGGGGAAGACCATGCCCACCACCCAGAGCTTCGCCTCCGACCCCAAGTATGCCACACCCCAAGTGATCCAGGCGCCTGGCCCACGGGCGGGCCCCTGCATTCTCCCCATTGTCCGCGATGGCAAGAAGGTCAGCAGCACCCACTACTACCTGCTGCCGGAGCGCCCACCCTACCTAGAACGCTATCAACGCTTCCTGCGGGAGGCCCAGAGCCCTGAAGAGCCGGcccctctgcctgtgcctctgctgctgcccccgCCCAGCACCCCAGCCCCTGCCGCCCCCACGGCCACTGTTCGACCAATGCCCCAGGCCGccccagaccccaaggccaacttCTCCACCAACAACAGTAACCCAGGGGCCCGGCCACCAGCCCTGAGGGCCACGGCTCGGCTGCCACAGAGGGGCTGCCCTGGGGATGGGCCAGAGGCTGGACGGCCGGCAGACAAGATCCAGATG CTGCAGGCCATGGTGCATGGGGTGACCACAGAGGAGTGCCAGGCGGCCCTGCAGAGCCACAGCTGGAGCGTGCAGCGGGCTGCCCAGTATCTGAAG GTGGAGCAGCTCTTTGGGTTGGGTCTGCGGCCGCGGAGTGAGTGCCACAAAGTGCTGGAGATGTGCGACTGGAGCCTGGAGCAGGCCGGCTGCCGCCTTCTGGGCTCCTGCGGCCCTGCCCACCACAA GCGCTGA
- the TNK2 gene encoding activated CDC42 kinase 1 isoform X1 codes for MPAARRFPGLELSFPLLARLRRRLYTRLGSSSMQPEEGTGWLLELLSEVQLQQYFLRLRDDLNVTRLSHFEYVKNEDLEKIGMGRPGQRRLWEAVKRRKAMCKRKSWMSKVFSGKRLEAEFPPHHSQSTFRKTSPTPGGPAGEGPLQSLTCLIGEKDLHLFEKLGDGSFGVVRRGEWDAPSGKTVSVAVKCLKPDVLSQPEAMDDFIREVNAMHSLDHRNLIRLYGVVLTPPMKMVTELAPLGSLLDRLRKHQGHFLLGTLSRYAVQVAEGMGYLESKRFIHRDLAARNLLLAARDLVKIGDFGLMRALPQNDDHYVMQEHRKVPFAWCAPESLKTRTFSHASDTWMFGVTLWEMFTYGQEPWIGLNGSQILHKIDKEGERLPRPEDCPQDIYNVMVQCWAHKPEDRPTFVALRDFLLEAQPTDMRALQDFEEPDKLHIQMNDVITVIEGRAENYWWRGQNTRTLCVGPFPRNVVTSVAGLSAQDISQPLQNSFIHTGHGDSDPRHCWGFPDKIDELYLGNPMDPPDLLSVELSTSRPTQHLGRVKRQPPPRPPQPAIFAQSKWGCSRCLGPCPRPLSPLIPPLLLEEPTYDPVSEDQDPLSSDFKRLGLRKPALTRGLWLAKPSARVPGTKAARGSGGEVTLIDFGEEPVVPAPRPCAPSLAQLAMDACSLLDKTPPQSPTRALPRPLHPTPVVDWDARPLPPPPAYDDVAQDEDDFEVCSINSTLVGAGVCAGPSQGETNYAFVPEQAPLLPPLEDNLFLPPQAGVKPPSSAQTAQIFQALQQECMRQLQVPAASLGPSPGPAPVGEDKPQVPPRVPIPPRPTRPRGELSPAPSGEEELGRWPGPASPPRVPPREPLSPQGSRTPSPLVPPGSSPLPARLSSSPGKTMPTTQSFASDPKYATPQVIQAPGPRAGPCILPIVRDGKKVSSTHYYLLPERPPYLERYQRFLREAQSPEEPAPLPVPLLLPPPSTPAPAAPTATVRPMPQAAPDPKANFSTNNSNPGARPPALRATARLPQRGCPGDGPEAGRPADKIQMLQAMVHGVTTEECQAALQSHSWSVQRAAQYLKVEQLFGLGLRPRSECHKVLEMCDWSLEQAGCRLLGSCGPAHHKR; via the exons AGGCTGGGGAGCAGCAGCATGCAGCCGGAGGAGGGCACGGGCTGGCTGCTGGAGCTGCTGTCCGAGGTGCAGCTGCAGCAGTACTTCCTGCGGCTCCGTGATGACCTCAACGTCACCCGCCTGTCCCACTTCGAGTATGTCAAGAATGAGGACCTGGAGAAGATCGGCATGGGCCGGCCCG GCCAGCGGCGGCTGTGGGAGGCTGTGAAGAGAAGAAAGGCCATGTGCAAACGCAAGTCTTGGATGAGCAAG GTGTTCAGTGGAAAGCGACTGGAGGCTGAGTTCCCTCCTCATCACTCTCAGAGCACCTTCCGGAAGACCTCACCCACACCAGGGGGCCCAGCAGGGGAGGGGCCCCTGCAGAGCCTCACCTGCCTCATTGGGGAGAAGGACCTGCATCTCTTCGAGAAGCTGGGAGATGGTTCCTTTGGCGTGGTGCGCAGGGGCGAGTGGGATGCCCCCTCGGGGAAGACG GTGAGTGTGGCTGTGAAGTGCCTGAAGCCTGACGTGCTGAGCCAGCCCGAAGCCATGGACGACTTCATCCGAGAGGTTAACGCCATGCACTCACTGGACCATCGCAACCTCATTCGCCTCTATGGCGTGGTGCTCACGCCACCCATGAAGATG GTGACAGAGCTGGCGCCGCTCGGATCGCTGTTGGACCGGCTACGCAAGCACCAGGGCCACTTCCTCCTGGGCACTCTGAGCCGCTATGCTGTGCAGGTGGCCGAGGGCATGGGCTACCTGGAGTCTAAACGCTTCATTCACCGAGACCTGGCTGCCCGGAACCTGCTATTGGCTGCCCGTGACCTGGTCAAGATTGGGGACTTCGGGCTGATGCGTGCGCTGCCCCAGAATGACGACCACTACGTCATGCAGGAGCATCGCAAGGTGCCCTTTGCCTG GTGTGCTCCTGAGAGCCTGAAGACACGTACCTTCTCCCATGCCAGTGATACCTGGATGTTTGGGGTCACACTGTGGGAGATGTTCACTTATGGCCAGGAGCCCTGGATTGGTCTCAACGGCAGTCAG ATTCTGCATAAGATTGACAAAGAGGGGGAGCGTCTGCCACGGCCTGAGGACTGCCCCCAGGATATCTACAATGTCATGGTTCAGTGCTGGGCCCACAAGCCAGAAGACAGACCCACCTTTGTGGCCCTGCGGGACTTCCTGCTGGAG gcccagcccacAGACATGCGGGCCCTCCAGGACTTTGAGGAACCAGACAAGCTACACATCCAGATGAACGATGTCATCACCGTCATTGAGGGAAG GGCTGAGAATTACTGGTGGCGTGGGCAGAACACACGGACGCTCTGTGTAGGGCCCTTCCCGCGCAATGTGGTGACTTCCGTGGCTGGCCTATCGGCCCAGGACATCAGTCAACCCCTGCAGAATAGCTTCATCCACACAGGACATGGCGACAGCGACCCCCGCCACTGCTGGGGCTTCCCCGACAAGATCGACGA ACTATACCTGGGAAACCCCATGGACCCTCCTgacctgctgagtgtggaactgAGCACCTCCCGACCCACCCAACATCTAGGAAGGGTGAAAA GGCAGCCTCCGCCTCGCCCACCTCAGCCTGCCATCTTCGCTCAGAGTAAGTGGGGCTGCTCTCGGTGCCTTGGCCCCTGCCCCcgtcccctctctcctctcattcctcctctccttctggaag AGCCAACCTACGACCCCGTGAGTGAGGATCAGGACCCCCTGTCCAGCGACTTCAAGAGGCTGGGCCTTCGGAAACCAGCCCTGACCCGTGGGCTGTGGCTCGCAAAGCCCTCGGCTCGGGTACCGGGCACCAAGGCGGCTCGAGGCAGCGGGGGTGAGGTCACACTCATTGACTTTGGTGAGGAGCCTGTCGTGCCTGCCCCGCGGCCCTGCGCACCCTCACTGGCGCAGCTGGCCATGGACGCCTGCTCCTTGCTGGACAAGACCCCGccacagagccccacacgggcCCTGCCCCGGCCGCTGCACCCCACACCCGTGGTGGACTGGGATGCGCGCCCgctgcccccacctcccgcctACGACGATGTGGCCCAGGATGAGGATGACTTTGAGGTCTGCTCCATCAACAGCACCCTTGTGGGTGCAGGGGTCTGTGCAGGGCCCAGCCAAGGGGAGACCAACTACGCCTTTGTGCCTGAGCAGgcacctctgctccctcccctggAGGACAATCTGTTCCTCCCGCCCCAGGCAGGGGTCAAGCCGCCCAGCTCTGCCCAGACCGCACAGATCTTCCAGGCGCTGCAGCAGGAGTGCATGCGGCAGCTGCAGGTCCCGGCGGCCTCCCTGGGCCCTTCTCCTGGCCCAGCCCCAGTGGGTGAGGACaagccccaggtgcccccccgcGTGCCCATACCCCCAAGGCCCACTCGCCCACGGGGCGAGCTGTCTCCGGCCCCCTCGGGTGAGGAGGAGCTAGGGCGGTGGCCCggacctgcctcccctccccgggTGCCTCCCCGGGAACCCCTGTCCCCTCAAGGCTCGAGGACCCCTAGCCCACTGGTACCACCTGGAAGCTCCCCGCTGCCAGCCCGGCTCTCCAGCTCACCGGGGAAGACCATGCCCACCACCCAGAGCTTCGCCTCCGACCCCAAGTATGCCACACCCCAAGTGATCCAGGCGCCTGGCCCACGGGCGGGCCCCTGCATTCTCCCCATTGTCCGCGATGGCAAGAAGGTCAGCAGCACCCACTACTACCTGCTGCCGGAGCGCCCACCCTACCTAGAACGCTATCAACGCTTCCTGCGGGAGGCCCAGAGCCCTGAAGAGCCGGcccctctgcctgtgcctctgctgctgcccccgCCCAGCACCCCAGCCCCTGCCGCCCCCACGGCCACTGTTCGACCAATGCCCCAGGCCGccccagaccccaaggccaacttCTCCACCAACAACAGTAACCCAGGGGCCCGGCCACCAGCCCTGAGGGCCACGGCTCGGCTGCCACAGAGGGGCTGCCCTGGGGATGGGCCAGAGGCTGGACGGCCGGCAGACAAGATCCAGATG CTGCAGGCCATGGTGCATGGGGTGACCACAGAGGAGTGCCAGGCGGCCCTGCAGAGCCACAGCTGGAGCGTGCAGCGGGCTGCCCAGTATCTGAAG GTGGAGCAGCTCTTTGGGTTGGGTCTGCGGCCGCGGAGTGAGTGCCACAAAGTGCTGGAGATGTGCGACTGGAGCCTGGAGCAGGCCGGCTGCCGCCTTCTGGGCTCCTGCGGCCCTGCCCACCACAA GCGCTGA